A single region of the Jatrophihabitans sp. GAS493 genome encodes:
- a CDS encoding glucosyl-3-phosphoglycerate synthase, with translation MSGPGSFSAVPTFHGSQWSVTELIAEKTAQATRVAVVIPARNEAATVGAVVGQIHSALMRAAPLVDELIVMDSLSTDQTAQAARNAGAAVHSVADVRPELGVRPGKGEALWKSLFVTDAEVLVFVDADLLDWGVHFVTGLLGPLLNHPRIELVKGFYDRLFDDRPDGEGRAAKPQGGRVTELVARPLLTLRWPELTGLVQPLAGEWAIRRSLIETLPIPVGYGIELATLLDTAALRGVEAIAQVDLGRRAHRHQTIHDLGVMATEIIAVADRRSGLRQPAGEDEQTVLRQYERGSDSHWLQRRVPLGERPPRATID, from the coding sequence GTGAGCGGTCCCGGCTCGTTCTCCGCGGTACCAACGTTCCACGGCTCGCAGTGGAGCGTCACCGAACTCATCGCCGAGAAGACCGCTCAGGCGACGCGGGTCGCCGTCGTCATCCCGGCCCGCAATGAGGCAGCGACGGTCGGCGCGGTGGTGGGGCAGATTCACAGTGCGCTGATGCGCGCCGCGCCCCTGGTCGACGAGCTGATCGTGATGGATTCGCTCTCCACCGACCAGACCGCGCAGGCGGCCCGAAACGCCGGAGCCGCCGTTCACTCCGTGGCCGACGTACGCCCGGAACTCGGCGTACGCCCGGGGAAGGGCGAGGCGCTCTGGAAGTCCCTCTTCGTTACCGACGCCGAGGTGCTGGTCTTCGTCGATGCCGACCTGCTCGACTGGGGCGTCCACTTCGTCACCGGTCTGCTCGGCCCTTTGCTCAACCATCCGCGGATCGAACTGGTGAAGGGTTTCTACGATCGGCTCTTCGACGACCGTCCCGACGGCGAGGGCCGGGCGGCCAAACCGCAGGGCGGGCGGGTCACCGAACTGGTGGCCCGTCCCCTGTTGACGCTGCGCTGGCCGGAGTTGACCGGGCTGGTGCAGCCTCTGGCCGGTGAGTGGGCGATCCGCCGATCGCTCATAGAAACACTGCCCATTCCTGTCGGCTATGGCATTGAGCTAGCGACCCTCCTCGACACCGCCGCACTGCGCGGCGTCGAGGCGATCGCGCAGGTCGACCTCGGCCGACGCGCGCATCGCCATCAGACGATCCACGATCTGGGCGTGATGGCAACCGAGATCATCGCGGTTGCCGATCGGCGATCCGGCCTGCGCCAACCAGCTGGAGAGGATGAGCAGACCGTACTGCGCCAGTACGAACGGGGCAGCGACAGTCACTGGCTGCAGCGCCGGGTTCCCTTGGGCGAGAGGCCGCCGCGGGCCACCATCGACTGA
- the trpC gene encoding indole-3-glycerol phosphate synthase TrpC: MADVLQEIVAGVREDVAARQALTSLDELKERAAAAAPAKDALAALMSPGVGVIAEVKRRSPSKGALASIADPASLAADYAAGGARVISVLTEQRRFGGSLDDLRAVRARVDIPVLRKDFVVGSYQVHEARANGADLVLLIVAALDQNTLVGLRERVESLGMTALVEVHTEDEASRALDAGAQVIGVNARNLSTLQVDRSTFERIAPGLPKHVVKIAESGVRGPLDLIEYAAAGADAVLVGEGLVTKADPRAAVAELVTAGAHPATPRTTR; this comes from the coding sequence ATGGCCGACGTTCTGCAGGAGATCGTGGCGGGAGTGCGTGAAGACGTAGCCGCCCGTCAGGCGCTGACGTCACTCGATGAGCTCAAGGAACGCGCGGCAGCGGCAGCTCCGGCCAAGGACGCCCTGGCTGCTTTGATGAGCCCTGGAGTCGGGGTGATTGCGGAGGTAAAGCGGCGTAGTCCGTCCAAGGGCGCGCTTGCTTCGATCGCCGACCCCGCCTCGCTGGCGGCCGACTACGCCGCCGGTGGAGCACGGGTCATCAGCGTCCTTACCGAGCAGCGACGCTTCGGCGGTTCCCTGGACGATCTGCGCGCCGTCCGAGCCCGGGTCGACATTCCGGTGCTGCGCAAGGACTTCGTCGTCGGCTCCTATCAGGTGCACGAGGCCCGGGCCAACGGCGCCGACCTGGTGCTGCTGATCGTCGCCGCGCTGGATCAGAACACGCTGGTCGGGCTGCGGGAGCGGGTCGAGTCGCTGGGCATGACCGCGCTGGTCGAGGTGCACACCGAAGACGAGGCCAGCCGTGCCCTGGACGCCGGCGCTCAGGTCATCGGAGTCAACGCACGCAACCTCTCCACCCTTCAGGTCGATCGCTCCACCTTCGAACGGATTGCTCCCGGCCTGCCCAAGCACGTCGTGAAGATCGCCGAGTCCGGTGTGCGCGGACCGCTCGATCTCATCGAGTACGCAGCGGCCGGTGCCGACGCGGTGCTGGTTGGCGAGGGGCTGGTCACCAAGGCCGACCCCCGCGCCGCAGTGGCCGAACTGGTAACCGCTGGGGCGCATCCGGCGACGCCGCGCACCACGCGCTGA
- a CDS encoding Trp biosynthesis-associated membrane protein — protein MTTSAKPAGSYRELAVVLLLLALGGATALLAAGRVWRSITVSRPRPLSDDVLLASGHSLQPATSGLAVVALAATIALLATGARVRQLIGALLVVVGAALVWQGIVGLRPITSGHGLALVKAAHSGVGVGVDASVQVVTHAVWPLLVVVAGALVILAAIVVVVRAPRWTTMSRRYEAPKDLSGTSLTADADAAAEGAPPVAEEGQLSPAARDLALWKSLDRGEDPTA, from the coding sequence GTGACGACGTCTGCCAAGCCGGCCGGAAGCTACCGCGAACTCGCGGTCGTACTGCTGCTGCTGGCCCTCGGCGGGGCCACCGCACTGCTCGCGGCGGGCCGGGTATGGCGCAGCATCACCGTCAGCCGACCGCGCCCGCTCAGCGACGACGTGCTGCTGGCCAGCGGCCATTCGCTACAGCCGGCGACGAGCGGGCTGGCCGTGGTGGCGCTAGCCGCCACGATCGCGCTGCTGGCGACCGGGGCCCGGGTCCGTCAGTTGATCGGAGCGCTGCTGGTCGTGGTCGGGGCAGCGCTCGTCTGGCAGGGCATCGTCGGGCTACGTCCCATCACCTCCGGGCATGGGCTGGCGCTGGTCAAGGCCGCGCACTCCGGTGTCGGTGTCGGTGTCGACGCGTCCGTGCAGGTGGTGACCCACGCCGTGTGGCCGCTACTGGTAGTGGTCGCCGGTGCGCTGGTGATCCTCGCCGCGATCGTCGTCGTCGTGCGGGCGCCCCGGTGGACCACCATGTCGCGTCGCTACGAAGCGCCCAAGGACCTCTCCGGTACCTCGCTCACCGCCGACGCGGACGCCGCCGCAGAGGGGGCGCCCCCGGTGGCTGAGGAGGGTCAACTATCACCGGCGGCCCGTGATCTCGCGCTGTGGAAATCACTGGACCGGGGCGAGGATCCCACAGCATGA
- a CDS encoding anthranilate synthase component I has product MVPITRTLFADAETPVGVYRKLAAGRTGTFLLESAEPGRSFSRWSFVGVNSVSTLSSRDGRASWTGLVPEGVGEDADPLQALGAAWRAIKGPRLEGLPPLTGGFVGHLSYDVVRRIERLPEDAVDDLGFPELTMLLVTDLAAVDHHECNVVLIANAFVNPQLSDAELDAAYDDAIARLDAMQEALATSAESTIATSEPVLAPPATSRTPDGHYQPAVERALEAVRAGEVFQIQIGQRFEVPTDADSFDIYRVLRTLNPSPYMYFMKLDDFDIVGCSPEALVTVTERRAVLHPIAGTRRRGTTPEADAALAAELMNDPKEQAEHIMLVDLARNDLGRISKQGSVEVVEFGAIERYSHVWHIVSSVQSEVAEGKDAFDVLTATFPAGTLTGAPKVRAMELIDELEPVRRGIYGGAVGYLDAAGDLDLAIAIRTAVIRDHIAYVQASAGIVADSIPANEDQETRSKARAVLQAIATAQTLRPVGSPSS; this is encoded by the coding sequence ATGGTCCCGATCACCCGTACCCTCTTCGCCGACGCCGAGACGCCGGTCGGGGTGTACCGCAAACTCGCCGCCGGGCGCACCGGAACCTTCCTGCTCGAGTCGGCCGAACCGGGTCGATCGTTTTCACGCTGGTCCTTCGTCGGGGTCAACTCCGTCTCCACGCTGAGCAGCAGGGATGGCCGCGCCAGCTGGACCGGCCTCGTACCGGAGGGGGTCGGCGAAGACGCCGATCCGCTGCAGGCGCTCGGGGCGGCGTGGCGGGCGATCAAGGGTCCTCGCCTGGAGGGCCTACCTCCACTCACCGGCGGATTCGTCGGCCACCTCTCCTACGACGTCGTCCGGCGAATCGAGCGGCTGCCCGAAGACGCCGTCGACGATCTCGGCTTCCCGGAGCTGACCATGCTGCTGGTGACCGACCTGGCAGCCGTGGACCACCACGAATGCAACGTCGTTCTCATCGCCAACGCGTTCGTCAACCCGCAGCTGAGCGACGCTGAGCTCGACGCCGCCTACGACGACGCGATCGCCCGTCTGGACGCGATGCAGGAGGCGCTGGCGACCTCGGCCGAGTCCACGATCGCCACCTCGGAGCCGGTCCTCGCCCCGCCGGCGACCTCCCGCACGCCCGACGGTCACTATCAGCCCGCGGTCGAGCGGGCGTTGGAGGCGGTGCGGGCCGGTGAGGTCTTCCAGATCCAGATCGGGCAGCGCTTCGAGGTCCCGACCGACGCGGATTCCTTCGACATCTACCGCGTGCTCCGGACGCTCAACCCGTCGCCCTACATGTACTTCATGAAGCTCGACGACTTCGACATCGTCGGCTGCAGCCCAGAGGCCCTGGTCACCGTCACCGAGCGACGGGCGGTGCTGCATCCGATCGCCGGCACCCGGCGTCGGGGCACCACACCTGAGGCCGACGCCGCGCTGGCCGCCGAGCTGATGAATGACCCGAAGGAACAGGCCGAGCACATCATGCTGGTCGATCTGGCCCGCAACGACCTCGGGCGAATCTCCAAGCAGGGCTCGGTCGAGGTCGTCGAGTTCGGGGCCATCGAGCGGTACAGCCATGTCTGGCACATCGTCTCCAGCGTTCAGAGTGAGGTGGCCGAGGGTAAGGACGCCTTTGACGTACTCACCGCCACCTTCCCGGCCGGGACGCTGACCGGCGCGCCCAAGGTGCGGGCGATGGAGTTGATCGACGAGCTCGAACCGGTCCGGCGCGGCATCTACGGAGGAGCCGTCGGTTACCTCGATGCCGCCGGTGATCTCGACCTGGCGATAGCGATCCGCACCGCCGTGATCCGTGATCACATCGCCTACGTACAGGCCTCGGCCGGCATCGTCGCCGACAGCATCCCGGCCAACGAAGACCAGGAGACCCGCAGCAAAGCACGAGCCGTGCTGCAGGCGATAGCGACGGCTCAGACGCTTCGACCGGTCGGTTCACCGAGCTCGTGA
- the hisI gene encoding phosphoribosyl-AMP cyclohydrolase produces MSNPSALDPAIAARLKRDAAGLVVAVVQQYDTDEVLMVGWMDDEALHRTLTTGRATYWSRSRGEYWVKGATSGHAQYVKSVALDCDADSLLVKVDQIGAACHTGDRTCFDAGVLEVSS; encoded by the coding sequence ATGAGCAACCCCTCGGCCCTGGACCCGGCGATCGCGGCCCGGCTGAAACGCGACGCCGCCGGCCTCGTCGTGGCCGTCGTGCAGCAGTACGACACCGATGAGGTCCTGATGGTCGGCTGGATGGACGACGAGGCGCTGCACCGCACGCTCACCACCGGCCGAGCCACCTACTGGTCGCGTTCCCGCGGCGAGTACTGGGTCAAGGGCGCCACCTCCGGCCATGCCCAGTACGTCAAATCGGTGGCGCTCGACTGCGACGCCGACTCGCTGCTGGTGAAGGTCGATCAGATCGGTGCGGCCTGCCACACCGGCGATCGCACCTGCTTCGACGCCGGCGTTCTCGAGGTCAGCTCGTGA
- a CDS encoding cell wall metabolism sensor histidine kinase WalK, whose amino-acid sequence MSVEPEGVTGHIDAVPFENVPPPDGTTRRRGIVYRLLPRTLSARLTTGVVALVALIVMAVGASTYVALNIFLTDRLDQQLQSVAQPASSSLADCLTFGHCPPLTGTTGVHGPQKQWLAIYQANGEPVSLTAEADSDVIVLHTSAEDTQQLLAHPNEPQSVRTTNGVSLRAVAVPNRGFIVITGLWTGEVDTTLHRLIVLELSIGAGAIVIAFLLTTYGVRLSLRQLHKVTRTAQTVTAELSPEGGGLNRRVDVTEPETEVGQLATSVNTLLSAVEEEFGARVESEARMRQFLADASHELRTPLTSIRGYAELARMRRQSGAQESAAASADALDRIESEGTRMSRLVDDLLILARSDRGSVIHRELIDAGELVDDAVMGARAAYPLRRIDVSAQPGLMLVGDRDQLLRVLRNLITNAAIHTDPAGPIAVRAARDGDSTVFQVKDSGPGLPPEEASQVFGRFWRADKARTRARGGSGLGLSIVASIVEAHHGTVTFESSVSDGSLVTVVLPVAADVAP is encoded by the coding sequence ATGAGTGTCGAGCCCGAAGGCGTGACCGGTCACATCGATGCAGTGCCGTTCGAGAATGTGCCGCCGCCAGACGGCACGACTCGCCGCCGCGGCATCGTCTACCGCCTGCTGCCGCGAACCCTCTCAGCTCGGCTCACCACCGGGGTCGTCGCCCTAGTAGCCCTCATCGTCATGGCGGTCGGAGCCTCGACCTACGTGGCGCTCAATATCTTCCTCACCGATCGGCTCGATCAGCAGCTACAGAGCGTCGCCCAGCCCGCGTCGAGTTCACTCGCGGACTGTTTGACCTTCGGGCATTGCCCCCCGCTCACCGGGACCACGGGAGTCCACGGCCCTCAGAAGCAGTGGCTGGCGATCTACCAGGCCAACGGCGAACCCGTGAGCCTGACGGCTGAGGCCGACTCAGACGTGATTGTGCTGCATACCAGCGCCGAAGACACCCAGCAGCTGCTGGCGCACCCGAATGAGCCTCAGTCGGTTCGCACCACCAACGGCGTGAGCCTGCGCGCGGTGGCGGTGCCGAACCGGGGGTTCATCGTCATCACCGGCCTGTGGACCGGCGAGGTGGATACCACTCTGCACCGGCTGATCGTCCTGGAGTTGAGCATCGGCGCCGGTGCGATCGTCATCGCCTTCCTGCTTACCACGTACGGCGTGCGGCTCAGCCTGCGCCAACTGCACAAGGTCACGCGCACCGCCCAGACCGTCACCGCCGAGCTGTCGCCCGAGGGCGGCGGCCTGAATCGCCGGGTCGACGTCACTGAACCGGAGACCGAGGTGGGGCAGCTGGCCACTTCGGTGAACACGCTGCTCAGCGCAGTCGAGGAGGAGTTCGGAGCTCGGGTCGAGAGCGAGGCCAGGATGCGCCAGTTCCTGGCCGACGCCTCACACGAACTGCGCACACCGCTCACCTCGATCCGTGGCTACGCCGAACTGGCCCGGATGCGCCGCCAGAGCGGCGCGCAGGAGAGTGCCGCGGCGAGCGCCGACGCGCTGGATCGCATCGAATCGGAGGGCACCCGTATGTCGCGGCTGGTCGACGATCTGCTGATCCTGGCCCGCAGCGATCGGGGCAGCGTGATTCATCGGGAATTGATCGACGCCGGTGAGCTGGTCGACGATGCGGTGATGGGCGCTCGCGCCGCCTACCCGTTGCGTCGCATCGACGTATCGGCCCAGCCCGGGTTGATGCTGGTGGGCGACCGGGACCAGCTACTGCGGGTGCTTCGAAACCTCATCACCAACGCCGCCATCCACACCGACCCGGCCGGCCCCATCGCAGTACGGGCGGCGCGCGACGGAGATTCCACCGTCTTCCAGGTCAAGGACAGTGGGCCCGGCCTTCCGCCGGAGGAGGCGTCGCAGGTCTTCGGACGATTCTGGCGGGCCGACAAGGCGCGTACCCGTGCCCGCGGCGGCAGCGGTCTCGGTCTGTCGATCGTCGCCTCGATCGTCGAGGCGCATCACGGCACGGTCACCTTCGAGAGCTCCGTCTCCGACGGCAGCCTGGTCACGGTCGTCCTGCCCGTCGCGGCGGACGTCGCGCCGTAG
- a CDS encoding response regulator transcription factor — protein sequence MDDEENVTHLVSSALRFDGFDTVTADSGPSALAAVAESDPDLVVLDVMMPGMDGLGVLSNLRSAGSQVPVIFLTARDTAHDRIGGLRAGADDYVVKPFSVEELLARVHAVLRRSSPDTARPGVLQIADLELDENSHEVTRAGEEVHLTATEFELLRYLMRNNRVVLSKAQILDRVWKYDFQGQSNIVELYIGYLRKKVDAVEPKLIHTVRGAGYVIKAPRT from the coding sequence GTGGACGACGAAGAGAACGTCACCCACCTGGTCTCTTCTGCCCTACGTTTCGACGGGTTCGACACGGTCACCGCCGACAGCGGGCCCTCGGCGCTAGCCGCCGTGGCCGAGAGCGACCCCGACCTGGTTGTCCTGGACGTCATGATGCCCGGGATGGACGGACTGGGCGTGCTCTCCAACCTGCGCAGCGCCGGTTCCCAGGTGCCGGTCATCTTCCTCACCGCCCGTGACACCGCGCACGACCGCATCGGTGGGCTGCGGGCCGGAGCCGACGACTACGTGGTCAAGCCATTCAGCGTCGAAGAGCTACTGGCCCGGGTCCATGCGGTGTTGCGTCGTTCGTCACCCGATACGGCGCGCCCGGGCGTGCTTCAGATCGCCGACCTCGAACTGGATGAGAACAGCCATGAGGTGACCCGGGCCGGCGAGGAGGTTCACCTCACCGCGACCGAGTTCGAGCTGCTGCGCTACCTGATGCGCAACAACCGCGTCGTCCTCTCCAAGGCCCAGATCCTCGACCGGGTCTGGAAGTACGACTTCCAGGGACAGTCCAACATCGTCGAGCTCTACATCGGGTACCTGCGCAAGAAGGTCGACGCGGTTGAGCCGAAGCTCATCCACACCGTGCGCGGCGCCGGGTACGTGATCAAAGCTCCGCGGACGTGA